One Lucilia cuprina isolate Lc7/37 chromosome 4, ASM2204524v1, whole genome shotgun sequence DNA segment encodes these proteins:
- the LOC111687674 gene encoding protein UXT: MSRFATENVEVFINDFLKEDLKHLEQYINVYNEEIMEYIQLKNTIETMRDNLDEGYKTQMNIGGNIFMEAKVNDLNTILVDVGKGVFIQFTLEEALKFADFKIKILNKECDVLRQESIKKKSEIKLALMYIAEKEQLAEKTKD; encoded by the coding sequence atgtCACGTTTTGCAACCGAAAACGTAGAAGTTTTCATTAACGACTTTCTCAAAGAGGATCTCAAGCATTTGGAACAGTACATCAACGTTTACAATGAGGAAATTATGGAATATATACAACTCAAAAACACCATCGAAACTATGCGTGATAATTTGGATGAGGGTTATAAAACGCAAATGAATATTGGTGGTAATATTTTTATGGAAGCCAAGGTTAACGATTTAAATACAATTCTAGTAGACGTTGGCAAAGGTGTCTTTATACAATTTACATTGGAAGAGGCTTTAAAATTTGcagactttaaaataaaaattttaaataaggaatGTGATGTACTGCGGCAGGAGAGTATTAAGAAGAAGTCAGAAATTAAATTGGCTTTGATGTACATAGCGGAAAAGGAACAGTTGGCGGAGAAGACGAAAGATTAG